From a single Brassica napus cultivar Da-Ae chromosome C9, Da-Ae, whole genome shotgun sequence genomic region:
- the LOC106399373 gene encoding pectinesterase inhibitor 9 translates to MEPKNTIFLVLLLSTILQSSSATPNPSELVRFIVTSCQTTRYPLLCVHTLSAYATMIRHKNDQDLAQIALTISLSRARSVAIFVAKLTKETPSFKRREYLAIKDCIEVLGNSVDRLGQSVKELGRAGHAVAGEDFMWKMSNVQTWVSAALTDETTCLDGFSGRAMEGKVKKLIRLKVVHVAQVTSNALALVNHFAEKRSAKIP, encoded by the exons ATGGAGCCTAAAAATACAATCTTTCTAGTTCTACTCCTCTCAACCATTCTCCAGTCTTCATCCGCAACTCCAAATCCGTCCGAACTAGTCCGGTTCATCGTGACATCATGCCAAACCACCCGATATCCACTACTATGCGTGCATACTCTCTCTGCTTACGCCACCATGATTCGACACAAAAACGACCAGGATCTTGCCCAAATTGCTCTCACCATCAGCTTGTCTCGAGCCAGATCCGTTGCTATATTCGTCGCTAAACTAACCAAAGA AACGCCAAGTTTCAAACGTAGAGAATATTTAGCAATCAAAGATTGCATCGAAGTGTTAGGCAACAGCGTGGACCGGTTAGGCCAGTCGGTTAAAGAACTAGGTCGAGCTGGTCATGCTGTGGCTGGTGAGGACTTCATGTGGAAGATGAGTAACGTTCAGACGTGGGTTAGTGCCGCTTTGACAGACGAAACCACGTGTCTAGATGGATTCTCAGGTCGAGCCATGGAGGGCAAAGTGAAGAAGCTGATTCGTTTGAAAGTGGTTCACGTAGCTCAAGTCACTAGCAATGCTCTTGCGTTGGTTAACCACTTTGCTGAGAAACGAAGCGCGAAGATTCCTTAA